In the genome of Massilibacillus massiliensis, one region contains:
- a CDS encoding helix-turn-helix domain-containing protein: MLDSSFSKQELGRRVAMIRGNHTQKELASAIGVSRSYISNIEQGLTAPSLEILINIAKQYRSSLDWLIYGDSCTILVPKVRGQQADPPNALLCRGTKAAKPEPACTELSPEIMQIFRNLMPDEQGLVIEFIKLLSSYKTKS, translated from the coding sequence ATGTTAGATTCATCTTTCTCAAAACAAGAACTTGGCAGACGCGTTGCAATGATACGCGGTAACCATACGCAAAAAGAACTAGCTTCGGCCATCGGTGTCAGCCGAAGCTACATCAGCAACATTGAGCAGGGCCTCACTGCACCAAGTCTGGAAATTCTAATCAATATCGCAAAACAGTACCGCAGCTCGCTCGATTGGCTGATTTACGGAGACAGCTGTACGATTCTCGTGCCCAAAGTGCGCGGACAACAGGCTGACCCGCCGAACGCTTTACTGTGCCGGGGCACAAAAGCAGCAAAACCGGAACCTGCGTGCACTGAACTTTCACCGGAGATTATGCAGATTTTCAGAAATCTCATGCCAGATGAGCAGGGATTGGTTATTGAGTTCATAAAATTGTTGTCCTCATACAAAACAAAAAGCTAA
- a CDS encoding methyl-accepting chemotaxis protein, with protein sequence MKSIQTKMTVIILSIFLISLAALGGISYWKARSIVMNGVHEDLQQRTTGAAAMASDWLTTYQAELAILAATPALHSGNIEQIVPALISTKHTNPKYDSVVYVDAKGDSINESRFEGSVANEIFFKTAMSGKPFISDPGTSLATGKTVVFISTPILRDNKTIGVVFATVPIDELQENILAIKVAKTGFAVVTQKDGLFIIHPDKNVAMKVNPLKDANADAGRKLLSSKMQNAETGTVESTIEGIDRYVAFAPVVGTDWSLAISVPIEEVLSEVNELTIITVIVSLIVLLATGILVMWYVRRMVKPLIVLEAAASQIAAGDLSQVKLDTQTDDEIGRLGQSFTLMLENLRKLVKDTTLMSQHVAASSEELTASASQAAQAATQVSSTITHVAEGADEQFTAANDAAKLVAQITAGLQTMAKNADEMTHASVQAADRANAGNDSVEKVVAQMQAIAASAQAVNDAITKLNNKSKEIGQIVGTIAGIAGQTNLLALNAAIEAARAGEQGRGFAVVAEEVRKLAEESESATKQIAALVGEIQSDTSHAVNMMEQGASDVGTGSAMVTEAGQAFREIAELVTGVSDQVNEVSGTVQELVAGNQQIVDAVEKIDALSKTFSTEAQGASSSTEEQLASAEEISSSSEVLAKMAQDLQTAVAKFRL encoded by the coding sequence ATGAAAAGTATCCAAACAAAAATGACAGTCATCATTTTATCGATCTTTCTGATATCGCTTGCCGCCTTGGGCGGAATCAGCTATTGGAAAGCCAGAAGCATCGTGATGAACGGTGTACATGAGGATTTACAGCAACGAACGACCGGCGCTGCTGCCATGGCAAGTGACTGGTTAACAACCTATCAGGCAGAATTAGCCATCCTGGCTGCAACGCCCGCGCTGCACAGCGGCAATATAGAACAAATCGTCCCGGCGTTAATCAGCACCAAACACACAAATCCCAAATACGATTCCGTTGTATATGTGGATGCGAAAGGGGATTCGATCAATGAAAGCCGCTTTGAAGGCAGCGTAGCAAATGAAATCTTCTTCAAAACGGCCATGAGCGGAAAACCCTTTATCTCCGATCCCGGCACCTCGCTTGCCACAGGAAAAACCGTTGTTTTTATTTCTACACCGATCCTGCGGGATAACAAAACCATCGGCGTAGTCTTTGCAACGGTTCCCATAGATGAACTTCAGGAAAATATTTTGGCTATTAAAGTGGCAAAAACAGGCTTTGCCGTCGTTACACAAAAAGATGGTCTCTTCATCATTCACCCCGATAAGAATGTTGCAATGAAAGTCAATCCGTTGAAAGATGCCAACGCCGATGCCGGCCGCAAACTGCTAAGTTCAAAGATGCAAAACGCCGAGACCGGCACCGTGGAATCAACGATAGAAGGCATCGACCGCTATGTTGCCTTCGCCCCTGTCGTGGGAACCGACTGGTCACTTGCGATAAGCGTTCCGATAGAGGAAGTGCTGTCGGAAGTAAACGAATTAACCATCATCACTGTGATCGTCAGCCTAATCGTACTGCTGGCAACCGGTATTCTAGTGATGTGGTATGTCCGCCGCATGGTCAAACCGCTGATTGTGCTGGAAGCGGCCGCAAGTCAAATCGCAGCCGGCGATCTGTCGCAAGTGAAGCTCGATACACAAACCGATGACGAAATCGGCCGATTGGGGCAGAGCTTTACCCTCATGCTGGAAAACCTGCGCAAGCTGGTCAAAGATACCACGCTGATGAGCCAGCATGTTGCCGCATCCTCTGAAGAGCTGACAGCCAGCGCATCGCAGGCAGCACAGGCAGCCACACAGGTTTCTTCCACGATCACCCATGTGGCCGAAGGTGCAGATGAACAATTCACTGCCGCCAACGATGCCGCCAAACTTGTTGCACAGATCACCGCCGGACTGCAAACCATGGCAAAAAACGCCGATGAAATGACCCACGCTTCGGTGCAGGCTGCTGATCGGGCCAATGCCGGCAACGATTCGGTCGAAAAGGTTGTTGCACAAATGCAGGCAATTGCCGCCTCTGCGCAGGCCGTAAATGACGCAATCACCAAGCTCAACAATAAATCCAAAGAAATCGGCCAGATTGTAGGTACCATTGCCGGAATTGCCGGACAAACGAATTTACTGGCCTTAAATGCGGCGATTGAAGCCGCCAGAGCCGGCGAACAAGGGCGTGGTTTCGCCGTCGTTGCTGAAGAAGTCCGCAAACTGGCAGAAGAATCAGAATCAGCGACCAAGCAGATTGCCGCTTTAGTCGGCGAGATTCAGTCGGATACCAGCCATGCCGTCAACATGATGGAGCAGGGCGCAAGCGATGTCGGAACTGGTTCAGCAATGGTGACAGAAGCCGGGCAGGCCTTCCGCGAAATTGCCGAACTGGTAACCGGTGTATCCGATCAGGTCAATGAAGTTTCCGGCACTGTACAGGAATTGGTTGCCGGAAATCAGCAAATTGTAGATGCGGTGGAAAAGATTGATGCGCTGAGCAAAACTTTTTCCACCGAAGCACAAGGCGCATCCTCGTCAACAGAAGAACAGCTCGCATCAGCAGAAGAAATTTCTTCTTCCAGCGAAGTTCTCGCAAAAATGGCACAGGATCTGCAAACCGCAGTAGCAAAATTTCGCTTATAA
- a CDS encoding chemotaxis protein CheW: protein MAEEQFVLFKLAQEEYAITITQVREIIQYSGATRLPNVPEYMEGVINLRGNTIPVLNLAQRLAIDGKIADGGKKALIVETNKQNFGVVVDEVTEVLMLAQSAIEGPPPNVGEGIRGIGKAGERLLILLDMDRLFKEEAIDLYPTN from the coding sequence ATGGCAGAGGAACAGTTTGTACTTTTTAAGCTTGCACAGGAAGAATATGCAATTACGATTACGCAGGTGAGGGAAATCATTCAGTACAGCGGCGCAACACGGCTGCCGAATGTACCGGAATATATGGAAGGTGTTATCAATTTACGCGGCAATACAATACCGGTGCTTAATCTCGCGCAGCGTCTGGCGATTGATGGAAAAATCGCCGATGGCGGTAAAAAAGCATTGATTGTGGAGACAAATAAACAAAATTTTGGTGTTGTCGTTGATGAGGTTACGGAGGTACTGATGCTGGCACAGAGTGCGATAGAGGGACCGCCGCCGAATGTTGGTGAGGGAATCCGCGGGATTGGCAAAGCCGGGGAACGGCTGCTTATTTTACTCGATATGGATCGTTTGTTTAAGGAGGAAGCGATAGATCTGTATCCGACGAATTAA
- a CDS encoding methyl-accepting chemotaxis protein — protein MDYFDNLNVAKKLGVFVSAALLLLAVVGGMGYYYLEDSDAKIDDMYHNRLIPVKITNDIRGDVGKANAAVVELMLTKDEKRSKELSAVIQSVTQDTDEDYAELHKIGYSSEGQALLSKVDEAKEKYRDARKAVLALSMQNKDAEAYSLYLSHAYPLSVEFMTSLETLSQYFSKRADEINEANQIAFHRANQITLFILAAAFFILLGIGYYISKTITKPLGIMVTAAQQFAAGDFIGQGRSFKRKDELGKLADALAAMRDNLRSLIQKIAESTEMVSASSEELTASSQQSAQAANQVATSIANVASGASEQLTAAAEASEIVEQMSAGIQQVAANTNQVAEQSAVAAEQAQEGGKKIDEAVEQMRQVERTVNSSAVVVTKLGERSKEIGQIVDTISGIAGQTNLLALNAAIEAARAGEQGRGFAVVAEEVRKLAEQSQEAAKKIAALIYEIQQETDQAVIAMNEGTREVKTGTEVVNHAGTAFGEIVRLVSQGSDRVQEISAAVQQMAGGSQQIVDAAAKIDALSKQSSGEAQSVSAATQEQLASVEEIASSSQALSNLAQELQTAVAKFRI, from the coding sequence TTGGATTATTTTGATAATTTAAACGTTGCAAAAAAATTAGGTGTATTTGTATCCGCTGCTTTGCTGCTTTTGGCCGTGGTTGGCGGTATGGGATATTATTATCTCGAAGATTCTGATGCCAAAATAGACGATATGTATCATAATCGCCTGATACCGGTGAAAATCACCAATGATATCCGTGGAGATGTTGGTAAGGCGAATGCTGCTGTTGTAGAACTGATGCTCACAAAAGATGAGAAAAGGAGTAAAGAGCTGAGCGCTGTGATTCAATCCGTTACCCAGGACACGGATGAGGATTATGCAGAACTTCATAAAATCGGGTATTCATCGGAGGGGCAGGCACTGCTAAGCAAGGTGGATGAGGCGAAGGAGAAATACCGTGATGCGCGAAAGGCGGTACTGGCGTTATCTATGCAGAACAAGGATGCGGAGGCCTATTCCTTGTATCTTTCACATGCCTATCCATTATCCGTTGAATTTATGACTTCGCTGGAAACTCTGTCGCAGTATTTTTCCAAGCGTGCCGATGAAATAAACGAAGCGAATCAGATTGCTTTTCATCGAGCGAATCAGATTACGCTGTTTATTTTAGCGGCGGCTTTTTTTATTCTTTTGGGAATCGGTTATTATATTTCAAAGACGATTACGAAACCGTTAGGTATCATGGTAACGGCTGCACAGCAGTTCGCAGCCGGAGACTTCATCGGACAGGGACGCAGCTTTAAGCGAAAGGATGAACTTGGGAAACTGGCGGATGCCCTTGCGGCTATGCGGGATAATCTGCGCAGTCTGATCCAAAAAATTGCCGAATCAACAGAAATGGTGTCGGCGTCGTCGGAAGAACTGACTGCCAGTTCACAGCAGTCGGCACAGGCGGCCAATCAGGTTGCAACCTCGATTGCAAATGTGGCAAGTGGCGCCAGCGAGCAACTGACGGCTGCGGCAGAAGCTTCGGAGATTGTGGAGCAAATGTCGGCAGGGATTCAGCAGGTCGCGGCCAATACGAATCAGGTGGCGGAGCAGTCCGCAGTGGCCGCTGAACAAGCGCAGGAGGGCGGCAAAAAGATTGATGAAGCGGTAGAGCAAATGCGGCAGGTGGAACGTACGGTGAACAGTTCGGCCGTGGTCGTTACAAAACTTGGTGAACGTTCCAAAGAGATTGGGCAAATTGTCGATACGATTTCCGGGATCGCCGGACAGACAAATTTGCTGGCCTTAAATGCGGCGATTGAGGCAGCCAGAGCCGGAGAGCAGGGCAGAGGTTTCGCCGTTGTTGCAGAGGAGGTCAGAAAGCTGGCGGAGCAGTCACAGGAAGCCGCAAAGAAAATTGCCGCATTGATCTATGAAATTCAGCAAGAGACAGACCAGGCGGTTATCGCGATGAATGAGGGGACGCGTGAAGTAAAGACCGGTACAGAGGTTGTCAATCATGCCGGTACCGCTTTTGGCGAGATCGTTCGGCTGGTGTCGCAGGGATCGGATCGGGTGCAGGAAATTTCAGCGGCAGTTCAGCAAATGGCCGGCGGCAGTCAGCAGATCGTAGATGCAGCGGCAAAAATCGATGCCCTGAGCAAACAGTCATCCGGCGAAGCGCAGAGTGTTTCGGCGGCTACACAGGAGCAATTGGCATCCGTGGAAGAGATCGCTTCTTCCAGCCAGGCCTTGTCTAATCTGGCACAGGAACTCCAGACAGCGGTCGCAAAATTCAGGATATAA
- a CDS encoding methyl-accepting chemotaxis protein → MFSKLNRDIAIVILVMSIVTILLGTYEAYAINQQKEARLASYRQLLFADYDDSIKKQVQTVINQIHAYYERAQKGLMTEEEAKKLALNVVRDARYGEDKSGVFWADSFDGVLLSSGAGNAVIGKVRTGAKDAKGNLFVQTFIENAKQAEGGFSEYYYPRPKDVDPTQTPLPKRSYSAGFTPWQWSIGTGNYVDDLEAMVQVYQKQLDEEQINQLTYSISTYLFILILAMLTSLFLNSKITKRIRPMAQVAQKVTAGNLSVERIDSGAQDSIGDLAQAFNEMVQNLSSVVKQTKSYAGQVAQTAEQLQAGMEQSAHASDLIVTSIGSVDNGTGRQLTLVKDAAAAVLKTSEAMTTMMTNSQEMVDQSGEVVKAAQVGEQNIDRTIQQMAQIEHTVMDSGTVVKNLGERSKQISIMAETISKIASQTNLLALNAAIEAARAGEHGKGFAVVADEVRLLAEQSNEASKQITELIQDIHIDAGKAIEAMDVGAKEVKTGTAVVQEAGASFKKISLLITQMLTEIHHTIAQMKNTAEVSQSAEKAVQEVEAISRDISLETTQISSAIDEQSASLEEITASSAVLTDMAEELNRWVDKFKI, encoded by the coding sequence ATGTTTTCTAAGCTCAATCGCGATATTGCTATTGTTATTTTGGTTATGTCAATTGTCACAATATTACTTGGTACTTACGAAGCGTATGCAATCAATCAGCAAAAAGAGGCGCGATTGGCGAGTTACCGGCAACTACTTTTTGCTGATTATGATGATAGCATAAAAAAACAGGTGCAAACGGTGATCAATCAAATTCATGCGTACTATGAACGGGCGCAGAAAGGGTTGATGACGGAGGAAGAAGCGAAAAAATTGGCATTGAATGTCGTTCGTGATGCCCGCTATGGTGAGGATAAAAGCGGTGTGTTCTGGGCGGATTCGTTTGACGGTGTCCTGCTGTCGTCCGGTGCCGGAAATGCCGTCATAGGCAAGGTACGTACAGGTGCGAAGGATGCAAAGGGAAATCTTTTTGTTCAGACATTTATTGAGAATGCAAAGCAGGCAGAAGGTGGATTTTCCGAATATTATTATCCTCGGCCGAAAGATGTTGATCCGACGCAGACGCCTTTACCGAAACGTTCTTATAGTGCGGGGTTTACGCCGTGGCAATGGTCAATCGGGACCGGGAATTATGTCGATGATTTAGAGGCAATGGTACAGGTATATCAAAAGCAGTTGGATGAAGAACAAATCAATCAATTGACGTATTCGATTTCAACGTATTTGTTTATTTTAATTCTGGCAATGCTGACGTCGCTGTTTCTCAATAGTAAAATCACCAAACGCATTCGTCCGATGGCGCAGGTTGCGCAGAAGGTCACTGCCGGCAATCTGAGCGTGGAACGGATCGATTCAGGTGCGCAGGATAGTATTGGCGATTTGGCGCAGGCGTTTAACGAAATGGTGCAAAACTTAAGTTCTGTGGTTAAGCAGACCAAGTCCTATGCCGGACAGGTTGCCCAGACTGCTGAACAGCTGCAGGCGGGGATGGAGCAATCTGCGCATGCGTCAGATTTGATCGTGACCTCTATCGGAAGTGTGGACAACGGTACAGGAAGACAACTGACGCTTGTAAAGGATGCAGCGGCGGCGGTTTTAAAAACTTCGGAAGCCATGACGACGATGATGACCAATTCTCAGGAGATGGTCGATCAATCCGGGGAGGTAGTCAAGGCCGCGCAGGTGGGCGAACAAAATATCGACCGTACGATTCAGCAGATGGCGCAGATTGAACATACCGTTATGGATTCCGGGACTGTTGTTAAAAATTTGGGCGAAAGATCAAAGCAAATTTCTATTATGGCGGAAACTATTTCCAAAATTGCCTCCCAGACGAATTTGTTGGCCTTAAATGCGGCGATTGAAGCGGCGCGCGCCGGTGAACATGGAAAAGGCTTTGCCGTTGTTGCCGATGAGGTACGCCTGCTTGCCGAGCAGTCGAATGAGGCATCCAAGCAGATTACGGAGCTGATTCAAGACATTCATATTGATGCGGGAAAAGCGATTGAGGCAATGGATGTCGGTGCAAAAGAGGTAAAAACAGGCACTGCGGTTGTACAGGAAGCAGGGGCGTCTTTTAAAAAGATATCACTGCTTATTACACAGATGCTTACGGAGATACATCATACCATTGCGCAGATGAAAAATACGGCTGAGGTTAGCCAAAGTGCGGAGAAGGCTGTGCAGGAAGTCGAGGCGATTTCAAGAGATATTTCACTTGAAACGACACAGATCTCCTCGGCGATTGATGAACAGTCCGCTTCTCTGGAAGAGATTACTGCGTCAAGTGCCGTTTTGACAGATATGGCAGAGGAATTGAATCGGTGGGTGGATAAGTTTAAAATTTAA
- a CDS encoding ferredoxin family protein, giving the protein MTIKRQNTDELLGLNKFEVDEENTHIQLDKNLCAKCQAKACILVCPASLYRLNEKGEITFDYAGCLECGTCRIMCKDKGIKQWKYPAGTFGVSFRCG; this is encoded by the coding sequence ATGACAATCAAACGACAAAATACGGATGAACTCTTGGGTTTAAATAAATTTGAAGTTGATGAAGAAAATACCCATATCCAGCTGGATAAGAATCTATGTGCAAAGTGCCAAGCAAAAGCATGCATACTCGTATGCCCGGCTTCTTTATATCGTTTGAATGAAAAGGGTGAGATCACCTTTGATTATGCCGGGTGTCTGGAATGTGGTACTTGCCGGATTATGTGTAAGGATAAGGGCATAAAACAATGGAAATATCCTGCAGGGACTTTCGGTGTATCGTTTCGTTGTGGATGA
- a CDS encoding FAD-dependent oxidoreductase — MGDEEKFDAIIVGAGPAGTACAYILAREGKSVLVIERGDVPGSKNVTGGRLYTYALELVEPGLHKEAVLERKVVREQIMLLGEKTGITIDYFDADLARAEVPQAYTVLRAPFDEWFAGKAEEQGAMIANGILVNDLIIKDNKVVGVIAGEDEMYADVVIAADGLNSFMAQKAGLKMDWTSHEVGVGVKEIIDLPADIIQERFNVGSDEGAARAILGQTNGVQGGGFLYTNKESISLGIVLSPAALVKQKKQIADIYQDFKMHPAIYQMIGDGTTSEYSAHLVPENGWKSVPKQLYRDGFLIVGDAAGFCVNTGTMIRGIDLAIVSGVAAAQGVLSAKSRQEVGPGYVRELHELLLIPTMQLFSGWPEITSIPRMAKQYPDMMNEMMKFMFTVDGKLPEKMTSAMRKIMQRHISLRQIIADSWKGFRAI, encoded by the coding sequence ATGGGAGACGAAGAGAAGTTTGATGCCATTATTGTAGGGGCTGGACCGGCTGGCACTGCTTGTGCTTATATCCTAGCGCGCGAGGGGAAAAGCGTTCTCGTCATCGAACGGGGCGATGTGCCGGGCAGTAAAAACGTAACAGGTGGACGCCTTTATACGTATGCTTTAGAACTAGTAGAACCCGGGCTTCATAAAGAAGCGGTACTCGAGCGGAAAGTCGTTAGAGAACAAATTATGTTGCTTGGGGAAAAAACAGGGATAACCATCGATTATTTTGATGCTGACCTAGCTAGAGCTGAAGTGCCACAAGCCTATACTGTATTACGTGCACCATTTGATGAATGGTTTGCTGGTAAAGCAGAAGAGCAAGGCGCGATGATTGCAAACGGAATATTGGTCAATGATCTCATCATCAAAGATAATAAAGTGGTTGGCGTAATTGCTGGTGAGGATGAAATGTATGCAGATGTGGTGATTGCCGCTGATGGTTTAAATTCCTTTATGGCACAAAAGGCCGGTCTCAAAATGGATTGGACGTCGCATGAAGTTGGAGTCGGTGTAAAAGAAATCATTGATTTACCTGCCGATATCATCCAAGAAAGATTTAATGTTGGTTCTGATGAAGGTGCGGCTAGAGCTATTCTAGGACAAACAAATGGTGTACAAGGCGGAGGCTTTTTGTACACCAATAAAGAGAGTATATCCTTAGGCATCGTTCTTAGCCCAGCAGCACTTGTTAAGCAAAAAAAGCAGATTGCCGATATTTATCAAGATTTTAAAATGCATCCGGCAATTTATCAAATGATTGGTGATGGTACAACGAGTGAATATAGTGCACATTTAGTCCCGGAAAATGGATGGAAAAGTGTGCCGAAACAATTATATCGCGACGGATTCTTAATTGTTGGTGATGCTGCAGGGTTTTGTGTGAATACTGGTACGATGATTAGAGGGATCGATCTGGCGATTGTGAGTGGAGTTGCTGCCGCGCAAGGTGTGTTAAGTGCAAAATCAAGACAAGAAGTCGGGCCGGGTTATGTTAGAGAATTACATGAATTGTTACTAATTCCGACAATGCAGCTATTTTCTGGTTGGCCGGAGATTACAAGTATTCCGCGTATGGCTAAACAGTATCCGGATATGATGAATGAAATGATGAAGTTTATGTTTACAGTAGATGGAAAGCTACCAGAAAAAATGACAAGTGCCATGAGAAAAATCATGCAAAGACATATCAGCTTACGTCAGATCATTGCCGATAGCTGGAAAGGATTTAGAGCGATATGA
- a CDS encoding electron transfer flavoprotein subunit alpha/FixB family protein, producing MAGILVYSEDHAVAQQLLTIGRTLADAVKVSLVAVTLEEENVVHLITKGADKAIVLEGKNMYPESYAKPIAEVIEKEKPTVILIGGTLRGKEAAAKIAAYLNTALVNSACSIKVSEGNIETERIMYGGLAVCTEIVASGSLVTIEPLTYEAAMADASHTGTIEKMAVQAEALVTIERVCPMIKQCADIRMAEKLICVGRGLSKQEDMKLAQDLAEQLGAEIGCTRSIAEDYHWLPNGTYIGLSGQKVRPNLYISMGVSGQVQHVSGIRDAKLIVAIDRNENAPIFQSADYGIVGDLQEIVPLLTEKISK from the coding sequence ATGGCAGGAATTTTAGTGTATTCGGAAGATCATGCCGTTGCGCAGCAGTTACTGACAATCGGTCGAACGTTAGCAGATGCAGTAAAAGTGTCACTGGTTGCAGTGACACTTGAAGAAGAAAATGTCGTCCATCTTATTACAAAAGGTGCTGATAAAGCAATTGTACTTGAAGGGAAAAATATGTATCCGGAAAGTTATGCAAAACCAATTGCAGAAGTGATTGAGAAAGAAAAACCAACGGTAATTTTAATTGGCGGTACACTTCGAGGAAAAGAAGCTGCTGCTAAAATTGCTGCATATTTAAATACAGCGCTCGTAAATAGTGCATGCAGCATTAAAGTAAGCGAAGGCAATATCGAGACAGAACGAATCATGTATGGTGGGCTCGCCGTGTGCACAGAAATAGTGGCATCCGGCAGTCTTGTAACAATAGAGCCGCTTACCTATGAAGCGGCAATGGCTGATGCAAGTCATACCGGAACAATAGAAAAGATGGCTGTTCAAGCTGAAGCGCTTGTGACGATTGAGCGTGTATGCCCAATGATAAAACAGTGTGCGGACATTAGAATGGCTGAAAAATTAATTTGTGTTGGACGCGGATTATCAAAACAAGAAGATATGAAACTAGCACAAGACTTGGCAGAGCAATTAGGTGCAGAAATTGGCTGTACGAGAAGTATCGCTGAAGATTATCATTGGTTACCGAACGGGACTTATATCGGTTTATCCGGGCAAAAAGTAAGACCAAACCTTTATATTTCTATGGGGGTATCCGGACAAGTGCAACATGTGTCCGGTATACGTGATGCTAAATTAATTGTAGCAATTGACCGTAATGAAAATGCACCAATTTTTCAGTCGGCAGATTATGGGATTGTCGGAGATTTACAAGAGATTGTGCCATTATTAACCGAAAAAATATCGAAATAA
- a CDS encoding electron transfer flavoprotein subunit beta/FixA family protein, with amino-acid sequence MNMIACYKWVLDEQDIKVTPGSLALDTSRAKSKISDYDRNAIEEAVLQAEKCDATVISLTFGNSKAKQSLKDVLSRGPSSAYWVNSAAADIADGFVTANVLTAAIKKIGAYDVILFGEGSSDTYGQQVGPRVAALLGIPVLTFVSEIIITGNRVRATRKIGNCSEVVTAEFPVVVTVLPEINKPRIPSLKQVLGAAKKSVTEFRIEDLGLDEEAITPKNKVKSIRGFVMQRKNRIYKEGTPEEKVNELFTSLKKEGAL; translated from the coding sequence ATGAACATGATTGCCTGTTATAAATGGGTTTTAGATGAACAAGATATCAAAGTAACGCCCGGAAGTCTGGCACTCGACACGAGCAGAGCAAAGAGTAAAATCAGTGACTATGACAGAAACGCGATCGAGGAGGCGGTACTGCAGGCGGAAAAATGCGATGCCACGGTAATCAGCCTGACCTTTGGGAATAGTAAAGCAAAACAATCTTTAAAAGATGTTTTATCGCGTGGTCCTTCCAGTGCTTATTGGGTAAATAGTGCAGCAGCTGATATTGCGGATGGATTTGTAACAGCAAACGTACTGACTGCAGCGATAAAAAAAATAGGTGCTTATGATGTAATTTTATTTGGAGAAGGATCATCAGACACGTATGGGCAGCAAGTAGGGCCGCGTGTGGCAGCCTTATTAGGAATTCCGGTGCTTACCTTCGTATCGGAAATAATAATAACCGGCAATCGTGTAAGGGCGACTAGAAAAATTGGCAATTGCAGTGAAGTGGTGACAGCGGAGTTTCCTGTGGTCGTTACTGTACTGCCGGAAATAAATAAACCACGTATTCCAAGCTTGAAGCAAGTGTTAGGAGCAGCAAAAAAATCAGTTACAGAGTTTAGAATTGAGGATTTAGGGCTGGATGAAGAAGCAATTACACCTAAAAATAAAGTGAAATCTATACGCGGTTTTGTGATGCAGCGGAAAAATAGGATTTATAAAGAAGGTACGCCGGAAGAGAAAGTCAACGAATTGTTTACCAGCCTGAAAAAAGAAGGCGCATTATAG
- a CDS encoding short-chain-enoyl-CoA hydratase, producing the protein MTMYNNLLLTEESGLAIVTMNRPKALNALNSELLDEISQVFEVLSAKESVKVIIVTGAGEKSFIAGADITEMQNMNIAEGKKFAEKGQAVFLQIEQCPKPVIAAVNGFALGGGCELAMACDFRIASETARFGQPEVGLGIVPGFGGTQRLARLIGRGMAKYLIYSADMVKAPEALRIGLVQRVVPLEGLLEEAKNIAKKIMSKSPIAVSLAKDAINRGLEMDIPNAMQYEACIFGICFAGEDQKDGMRAFVKKENAVFTGNFPKN; encoded by the coding sequence ATGACAATGTATAACAATCTATTGTTGACAGAAGAAAGTGGACTGGCAATTGTGACGATGAATCGTCCTAAAGCATTGAATGCTTTAAATTCGGAGTTGCTGGACGAGATTTCTCAGGTCTTTGAGGTGCTAAGTGCAAAAGAAAGTGTAAAAGTGATCATTGTTACTGGGGCAGGTGAAAAATCTTTTATTGCCGGAGCGGATATTACGGAAATGCAAAATATGAATATTGCAGAAGGGAAAAAATTTGCTGAAAAAGGGCAAGCTGTATTTTTGCAAATTGAACAATGTCCAAAACCAGTCATAGCAGCTGTCAACGGGTTTGCTTTAGGTGGGGGATGTGAACTGGCTATGGCTTGTGATTTTAGAATTGCCTCTGAGACTGCAAGATTTGGACAGCCTGAAGTGGGATTAGGAATAGTTCCGGGGTTTGGCGGCACGCAACGCTTGGCGAGGTTAATTGGTCGAGGCATGGCAAAATATCTCATTTATTCAGCAGATATGGTCAAGGCACCAGAGGCACTGCGCATTGGTTTAGTACAAAGAGTAGTGCCTTTGGAAGGTTTGCTTGAAGAAGCAAAGAACATTGCGAAAAAAATCATGAGTAAAAGCCCGATTGCAGTAAGTTTGGCAAAAGATGCAATCAATCGTGGATTGGAAATGGATATACCAAATGCAATGCAATATGAAGCTTGTATTTTTGGTATTTGTTTTGCGGGTGAAGACCAGAAAGATGGTATGAGAGCCTTTGTCAAAAAAGAAAACGCTGTATTTACCGGTAATTTTCCTAAAAATTAA